In one Brassica oleracea var. oleracea cultivar TO1000 chromosome C9, BOL, whole genome shotgun sequence genomic region, the following are encoded:
- the LOC106318247 gene encoding subtilisin-like protease SBT2.5: MDMGMIFFVVSALLVTVTADVYIVTIEGDPIISYKGGENGYEATAVESDEKIDTSSELVTSYARHLERKHDMILGMLFEEGSYKKLYSYKHLINGFAVHVSPEQAETLRRTPGIKSVNKDWKVRRLTTHTPEFLGLPTDVWPTGGGFERAGEDIVIGFVDSGIYPHHPSFASHHRLPYGPLHHYKGKCEEDPHTKKSFCNRKIVGAQHFAEAAKAAGAFNPNIDYASPMDGDGHGSHTAAIAAGNNGIPLRMHGYEFGRASGMAPRARIAVYKALYRLFGGFVADVVAAIDQAVHDGVDILSLSVGPNSPPTTTKTTFLNPFDATLLGAVKAGVFVAQAAGNGGPFPKTLVSYSPWITTVAAAIDDRRYKNHLTLGNGKMLAGLGLSPSTRPHRLYTLVSANDVLLDSSASKYNPSDCQRPEVFNKKLVEGKILLCGYSFNFVVGTASIKKVVATVKHLGAAGFVLVVENVSPGTKFDPVPSAVPGILITDVSKSMDLIDYYNVSTTRDWTGRVKSFKAEGSIGDGLAPVYHKSAPQVALFSARGPNTKDFSFQDADLLKPDILAPGYLIWAAWCPNGTDEPNYVGEGFALISGTSMAAPHIAGIAALVKQKYPQWSPAAIKSALMTTSTVIDRAGRLLQAQQYSDTEAVTLVKATPFDYGSGHVNPHAALDPGLVFDAGYEDYLGFLCTTPGIDAHEIRNYTNTPCNYDMKHPSNFNAASIAISHLVGTQTVTRRVTNVAEVEETYTITARMQPSTAIEVNPPAMTLRPGASRIFSVTLTVRSVSGVYSFGEVKLKGSRGHKVRIPVVALGHRH, encoded by the exons ATGGATATGGGGATGATATTTTTTGTTGTTTCGGCGCTTCTTGTTACTGTGACAGCAGATGTTTACATTGTGACTATAGAAGGAGATCCAATCATAAGTTATAAAGGTGGAGAAAATGGTTATGAAGCAACTGCTGTTGAATCTGATGAGAAGATTGATACATCAAG TGAATTGGTGACATCGTATGCTCGTCACTTAGAGAGGAAGCACGATATGATCCTTGGAATGCTCTTTGAGGAAGGGTCATACAAAAAGCTTTACAGCTATAAACACCTCATAAATGGATTTGCAGTACATGTTTCTCCTGAGCAG GCAGAAACACTACGTCGCACCCCAGGTATCAAATCTGTAAACAAAGACTGGAAAGTGAGGAGACTCACCACACATACACCAGAGTTTCTGGGACTTCCAACGGATGTGTGGCCTACAGGTGGTGGCTTTGAGAGAGCAGGAGAAGATATTGTTATCGGTTTTGTTGACTCTGGGATTTATCCTCATCACCCCAGTTTTGCATCTCACCATAGATTACCTTATGGACCTCTTCATCACTACAAGGGGAAGTGTGAAGAAGATCCTCATACCAAGAAGAGCTTCTGCAACAGGAAGATTGTTGGAGCCCAACACTTCGCTGAAGCTGCTAAAGCGGCTGGTGCATTTAACCCAAATATTGACTATGCATCGCCAATGGATGGTGATGGGCATGGAAG TCATACAGCAGCTATTGCTGCTGGGAATAATGGTATTCCGTTGAGAATGCACGGTTATGAATTTGGAAGAGCAAGTGGGATGGCTCCACGTGCAAG GATTGCTGTTTACAAGGCTCTTTACCGGCTTTTCGGAGGCTTTGTGGCTGATGTAGTTGCTGCAATTGATCAG GCTGTTCATGATGGAGTAGATATCCTGAGTCTCTCTGTTGGTCCCAACAGTCCTCCAACCACTACCAAGACTACGTTCTTGAATCCATTCGACGCCACACTTCTTGGAGCTGTGAAAGCTGGCGTTTTCGTCGCTCAAGCTGCTGGAAACGGAGGCCCATTTCCAAAAACTTTGGTTTCGTATAGCCCCTGGATAACTACCGTCGCTGCTGCAATTGATGACCGCAGATACAAAAACCATCTTACACTTGGAAATGGAAAAATGCTAGCTGGGCTGGGATTATCAC CATCAACTCGGCCTCATCGGTTGTACACACTGGTCTCCGCAAACGATGTTCTGCTTGATTCATCTGCGTCAAAGTACAATCCATCTGATTGCCAGAGACCAGAAGTCTTTAACAAGAAACTTGTTGAAGGAAAGATCCTTCTCTGTGGGTACTCTTTCAACTTCGTTGTTGGTACAGCTTCCATCAAGAAAGTTGTTGCGACAGTGAAGCATTTAGGAGCTGCTGGTTTCGTTCTTGTTGTTGAAAATGTTTCTCCAGGGACAAAGTTCGATCCTGTTCCTTCTGCAGTTCCAGGAATCTTGATCACAGATGTGTCTAAGTCAATG GATTTGATTGATTACTACAATGTCAGTACAACAAGAGACTGGACTGGGCGAGTGAAAAGCTTTAAAGCTGAGGGAAGCATTGGAGATGGTTTAGCACCTGTTTATCACAAATCAGCACCTCAAGTGGCGTTGTTCTCAGCTAGAGGTCCTAACACCAAAGATTTCAGTTTTCAAGATGCTGATCTTCTTAAACCGGATATTCTTGCACCCGGTTATCTTATATGGGCTGCTTGGTGTCCAAACGGAACAGACGAGCCTAACTATGTTG GCGAAGGATTTGCGCTAATATCAGGAACCAGCATGGCTGCACCACACATAGCTGGGATAGCTGCACTTGTGAAGCAGAAGTATCCTCAATGGAGCCCAGCTGCTATCAAATCAGCTTTGATGACAACCTCAACAGTTATAGATAGAGCAGGAAGGCTTCTCCAGGCACAGCAATATTCAGACACAGAAGCTGTGACGCTTGTTAAAGCCACTCCTTTTGATTACGGAAGTGGTCATGTCAATCCACATGCTGCTCTAGATCCTGGCCTTGTCTTTGATGCAG GTTATGAGGACTATCTAGGATTCTTGTGCACAACACCGGGGATCGATGCCCACGAGATAAGAAACTACACCAACACGCCCTGCAACTATGATATGAAACATCCTTCAAACTTCAATGCAGCATCCATCGCCATTTCTCACCTTGTGGGGACTCAGACGGTGACAAGGAGAGTGACGAATGTGGCAGAGGTAGAAGAAACATACACAATAACAGCTAGGATGCAGCCTTCTACTGCCATTGAAGTGAACCCACCAGCAATGACTCTCAGACCTGGCGCTTCTAGAATTTTCTCAGTTACTCTGACCGTGAGATCGGTTTCTGGAGTGTACAGCTTTGGAGAGGTGAAGTTGAAAGGTAGCCGTGGGCATAAAGTGAGGATTCCGGTGGTGGCTCTGGGACATCGGCACTGA
- the LOC106313962 gene encoding uncharacterized protein LOC106313962 — protein sequence MSRFLSKTLIPHGRFFLRRFNEPALRTTSQSLVCFSRRPYSSKPHVIEIDLDSSSSATSKAEAEAAVLKKLNEFVRRIVVQNSTPDWLPFAPGSSFWVPPHQSTAAKIANLVDRVTNPLTEEEAFSLFSLSGSPRSSFFIPLDDGSSSTQEVEGSLELNIPGNEMLEVKLAHFPDPFYSFKHGGDDEE from the exons ATGTCCCGATTCTTGTCAAAAACCCTAATTCCACACGGGAGATTCTTCCTCCGTCGCTTCAACGAGCCGGCGTTAAGAACAACGTCGCAAAGCCTCGTCTGTTTCAGCCGCCGTCCCTATTCCTCAAAGCCGCACGTCATCGAGATCGACCTCGATTCTTCCTCGTCAGCGACGTCCAAAGCCGAGGCCGAAGCCGCGGTTCTCAAGAAGCTGAACGAGTTCGTTCGGAGGATCGTCGTTCAGAATTCGACTCCTGATTGGCTCCCTTTCGCCCCAGGCTCATCCTTCTGGGTCCCGCCTCATCAGAGCACGGCCGCGAAGATCGCCAATTTGGTCGACAGGGTGACGAATCCGTTGACGGAGGAGGAAGCTTTCTCTCTGTTCTCTCTTTCTGGCTCGCCTCGTTCCTCTTTCTTCATTCCTCTAG ATGATGGTTCTTCGTCTACACAAGAGGTAGAAGGTAGCCTGGAGTTGAACATTCCGGGGAATGAGATGCTGGAAGTCAAGCTAGCGCATTTTCCTGATCCTTTTTACTCGTTTAAACATGGAGGAGACGATGAAGAGTGA